Sequence from the Herpetosiphonaceae bacterium genome:
GTCAGCACGCGGTAGGGACGCGGGAAGCCGGGCGCGAGCTTGAGGATCGCCGCGATCGTCGATCCCGACGAGCCGCCCGCCAGGATGCCCTCGGCGTCGACCAGCTCACGGCAGCCGTGCGCGGCCTCCCGATCGCTCACATACACAACCTCGTCGATCTCAGCGCGGTCGAGCAGCTCCGGCACGATGCTCGACCCGATACCGGGGATCTTGCGCGATCGGGGCGGGCCGCCAAAAATGACCGACCCGACCGCATCGACGGCGACGACCCGCAGCGTGGGAAACGCCTGACGGAGGCGACGCGCCACGCCTAAGATCGTACCGGTGGTGCTCACGGCCACCACGAGACAATCGATCGGCGCGTCCAGCTCCGCGATGATCTCATTGCCGGTGCCGTCGGCGTGGGCCTGCCAGTTACGCTGGTTGGCATACTGGTTGATCCAGAGCGCGTGCGGAAGCGTCTGGCAGAGCGTCTGCACCCGCTGCAAACGGGTCTTGAGATAGCCGCCCTGGTCGTCGGCCTGATCGACCATCTCGATCTGCGCGCCCAACTGTTGCAGCAGGCGCAGGTTGATCGGCGAGATGGTTGGATCGACGACGCAGGTGAGCCTGAGGCGGTACACGCGCGCCACCATCGCCAGCGCGATTCCCAGATTGCCGGATGTGCTCTCGATCAGATGCGTGTGCGCGCTGATCGTGCCATCCTGCAAGCCTTGCTCGATAATAAAGCGGGCCGGTCGATCTTTTGAGCTGCCGCCTGGATTCAACAGCTCCAGCTTGGCAAGCACCTCCAGTCCCGGCTGCGCAAAGAGCCGCCGCAGATAGACAAGAGGTGTTTTGCCGACACAGCTCACCACCGATTCGTGGACCATCGAGTCACCTTCTTCCTGCATGGGCCGAGAAACTATTGCAGCACCGGCTGCGCCAGATCGAGACAGGCGCGCAGCCGCTCCGCAATAGCTTTGACATGATCGCTGTCCTGCATCATGCTCAGATGATCGCCGGGAACTTTGGTCAGGGCCAGTCCGCCCTGAGCCAGCGCCGTCCAGCCAAGGTCGAGCGTCTCATCCTCAGGATGGTCGACGGCGCGGAACAGCACGGCGCGAGCCGCGCAGGGCAGCGGATCGTAGGCGCGCTCGGCCTGGAGCATCGCGCGGTAGATCTTGAGCATAATTCGGATCTGATCCAGGCCCAGATCGAGCGCGATGCGCTCCTGCTCTCTGGCCTGCTCGATCACTGCCAGGAAGCGCGTGTCGGGATCGAGATGCTCCAGCGTGGCGGCGATCTCGGCAAAGGCGGGCACTCGATGCAGCAGAATATCGATCTCGTTGCCCAGCTCCAGCCCATCGGGGATCTCGTAGCGCGAGGCCGGATCGAAGAGCGCCAGCAGCGCGATCTCCTGCCCTTGCGCGATAAGCTGCCGCGCCATCTCAAAGGCGATGCGACCACCTGTGCACCAGCCGCCCAGGAGGTACGGGCCTTCCGGCTGCTCGCGCCGGATCTCCTCGATATAGCGCGTCGCCATCGCCTCGAAGCGCGTGAGCGGCTCGTGCAGCCCGTCCAGCCCGACCGCCTGCAAGCCGTAGAAGGGCTGATCCTCGCCTAGGTACTGCGAAAGGCGCTGGTAGCTGAGCACATTGCCGCCACCGGGATGGACGCAGAAGAACGGGCGGCGCGTCCCATTGGTCTGGATCGGCACCAGCGGCGACCAGTCGGGCTGCTGCGGGCGGCGCAGCTCGTCGGCGAGCTGCCGGATCGTCGCGCCTCGGAACAGCGTCGCCAGCGGCAGATGCTCGCCAAAGACGCGCTGCACCTGCGACATCATGCGCACCGCGAGGATCGAGTGCCCGCCGATCTCGAAGAAGTCATCCGTGACGCTGATTGGCCTGACATCGAGCAGATTCTCCCAGATGCCGACCAGCTCCTGCTCGATTTCGTCGCGCGGGCCGGCGAACGTGCCCGACAGCGCGGCGCTGGCGATCTGCGGCGCTGGCAGCGCGCGGCGATCGAGCTTGCCGTTGGGCGTGAGCGGCAGCTTATCCAGCAGCACGAACGCGCTCGGCACCATGTACTCCGGCAGCGTTTCCTTGAGAAACGCCCGTAGCTGGGGAACGACCTCTTCCAGAAACAGCGCATGGAGCGGGTTGTTGGCATAGGCACTCCACGGCTTGCGCTGCACGACGCGCTCCGGCAGCAGCGGTGCCGCGCTGGCGCTCTCCGCCGATGCAACCCGCTTGAAGACGACCTCGTAGCAGCCGCCGACGCCGGAGTCGGTCCAGGTGATCGCGGCCTGATACGGCAGCTCCTCGCACAGCGCCCACAGGTCTTCGGGATCGACGCCGACCGCCTGGGCGCTCGCGCGAGCGGCGGTGCGCAGCTCGCCGACCAGCTCAGGGCCTTCGTCGGCGGTGAGCCAGTCGCGGGCGGTGACATCGGCCCAGATCCGGGCGTTGGGCACGCGCGTAAAGCCGATCATCTCCGGCTGCGTGGTGGCGAGCATCTCGCGCACCTGCACCACGGTCAGCGACTCTTTTTGCCAGTCGAGCCACTGATACCCGGCGCTGGGAGCCGCAGCACCACCGACATACAGCAGCACATCGTAGCGGAAGCGCGTAAACTCGTTGTGGTAGCGGCCACGCTTGAGCTGAATCTCGACATGGCTGATCTGTGGAAGATGCTGCTTGAGCGCGAAGAAAAAGGCCGGATCGATCAGCATATCCTTTTCCCGCGTCAGCCGCCGCTGAACAA
This genomic interval carries:
- a CDS encoding thioesterase domain-containing protein; translated protein: DAYSREQTTADPTFNTNSWDSSYTGQPFPEDEMREYVNRTVERVLASRPRRVLEIGCGTGLLLFRIAPHCTTYHGTDIAPSALRHIERQISAHTAPLPPITLRQQEASDFSGFVPGSFDAVVLNSVVQLFPSMDYLVQVIEGAVNVAAGGVVFIGDVRSLPLLETFHVSVQMDRADPLLTRQALEQVVQRRLTREKDMLIDPAFFFALKQHLPQISHVEIQLKRGRYHNEFTRFRYDVLLYVGGAAAPSAGYQWLDWQKESLTVVQVREMLATTQPEMIGFTRVPNARIWADVTARDWLTADEGPELVGELRTAARASAQAVGVDPEDLWALCEELPYQAAITWTDSGVGGCYEVVFKRVASAESASAAPLLPERVVQRKPWSAYANNPLHALFLEEVVPQLRAFLKETLPEYMVPSAFVLLDKLPLTPNGKLDRRALPAPQIASAALSGTFAGPRDEIEQELVGIWENLLDVRPISVTDDFFEIGGHSILAVRMMSQVQRVFGEHLPLATLFRGATIRQLADELRRPQQPDWSPLVPIQTNGTRRPFFCVHPGGGNVLSYQRLSQYLGEDQPFYGLQAVGLDGLHEPLTRFEAMATRYIEEIRREQPEGPYLLGGWCTGGRIAFEMARQLIAQGQEIALLALFDPASRYEIPDGLELGNEIDILLHRVPAFAEIAATLEHLDPDTRFLAVIEQAREQERIALDLGLDQIRIMLKIYRAMLQAERAYDPLPCAARAVLFRAVDHPEDETLDLGWTALAQGGLALTKVPGDHLSMMQDSDHVKAIAERLRACLDLAQPVLQ
- the sbnA gene encoding 2,3-diaminopropionate biosynthesis protein SbnA, which gives rise to MVHESVVSCVGKTPLVYLRRLFAQPGLEVLAKLELLNPGGSSKDRPARFIIEQGLQDGTISAHTHLIESTSGNLGIALAMVARVYRLRLTCVVDPTISPINLRLLQQLGAQIEMVDQADDQGGYLKTRLQRVQTLCQTLPHALWINQYANQRNWQAHADGTGNEIIAELDAPIDCLVVAVSTTGTILGVARRLRQAFPTLRVVAVDAVGSVIFGGPPRSRKIPGIGSSIVPELLDRAEIDEVVYVSDREAAHGCRELVDAEGILAGGSSGSTIAAILKLAPGFPRPYRVLTILPDRGERYLDLVYSDEWVAQLPEAEALALPG